The Chaetodon auriga isolate fChaAug3 chromosome 4, fChaAug3.hap1, whole genome shotgun sequence region ATTCAGTTCACTATGATGTTAGACAAGGAAAAGCCACAAATCTTCGCAATCAACCGTTTTTCTCAGCGCTACCCAGCATCTCATTTAGTCTTATGATTGTTACTTTCAGCAAAATTCCCTCATTTCTTGCACTGTGGTGTAGAAATTACACTTTGTGTTTACAAGAGAAATTGATTTTTAAGTGATAAACTTCCGAAAACTGAAGCTGACAAAGAATTTTATATGTAAATGCTTGATTTGTAATTGCATGCTTATATAGATTGCTGCAGGAACATTTTATGGGAGACTAAAACTAATTGTAAGGCAGCTTCTTATGAGTGGAGCAAATTGAGAATCTTATATATCACCAAAtgagagtttttgttttttttaatatgactAATCTTCCTATTTTTGGTACCACTCAATCTACAGTAAACTGCCACGGGATGTTGCGGGATCATTCTCTGATTGCAGTCTTTCTTGGCCCAATCAAACATCTTTGTGATGTTTGAGAAACATCCCACACCTGAATCCACCCAACCCCGACGGTCGGAAAAATCAATTTGCGCTTAGAGCCTCTCAGTTAAAATCGTGTAGTGTGACCTAGGCTTTAGTAGTTTCTACCTCGCTTTTTCCTGATCCCACCCATTCTTAGTTTCTCACCCCCTccactttccttttctctgtcttagTATTCTCAGGGTAGAGGTAGTTCAGATGCAGGTGAGTATGAAGCATGTGATCAGAGGTCTGCAGAGTTAGATTGCCCCCTACTGTCTGAAGCTGGAGCTGGCCTGTCTCCCCTGATGTTTGAAGACATTTTATTGTACAGGTGCGGGGTGAACTTCAGACAGAGGCAGATATACAGAAGGGCTTATTCAGGTGAAACGACAGTGCGTAAAACTTTGTAGGCCAAGATTATATTTTATtaacacagcagtgatgataTGAGAACTACAAAGGTGAATTTCTACGTTTTTGAATGTCAGTTCATCTGCTGGTGCTGGTGACGATGAAgttggatgatgatgatgatcatgatgatgatgatgtcagtcCCATAGGATGCTGAttgtgataatgatgataaagaCTCTAGATGATGCAAACATTATAATATTGTATAATGTTCATGCAGAATGAAACCAGGGAATGACATACAGGAAGCTCACCTGCAGTTACATTATTGGAAAGTGCTGGAATaaaaccacttcctgtctgactttcATTTGACTCCATAACCCTGCGTCTAAATCTGTTCTTTATCTCTATATAAGgaggttaaaaaaacacagtatgAGGGCTTGCAATCCTTCCACATGAGCCACTTAATCCAAAAATAAAGCTAACACgcagctgctgcctgctggtgCTAATGAATTGAACATAACTCGAGTACGCTATCTAATTATGGTCCTTCAGCAGATGTTGATTAATATGCTTAACACATCCTTGGATCTTGGTCTCAACACATAATTATATTAAAAAGAGTTTCTCACATTGCaagaagcaaagaggaaatTATTTAAAGATGATGTGAAGAAAGGCAGACTCAGCCCTGGTGGTGGTggatagattttattttttcattttaccaCTTCAGCATAtcacaataaaatatttaatcacatgaatatttcacactgaaacactatAGCATTCAGAATGCATTAAGCCGTCCTGCCTTTATCTCCTTGCCAGGAAAATGTACCAATTTCAGCAAGTCCTGCCACCTGCACTCGTTTCCTCACAACCTATTGGTCAAGCTGCCTGTCAGTCTCAATTTCAGCCAATGGGAGGCCACACGTCTGCAGGGCAGcttgtgattggtcagactgaCTGAGGACAAACAGAAGACAATAAAAGGAGCTACACAGCTTCACTAGCCTCCATATTTCCGTCACTAAAAGACCTTGAATCCCGTTATAAGGCAGATGGAGCATCATCACTGATCTACATCTATGTTAATCTGCACCTCGCCATATGAACATGCagtcaaggtgtgtgtgtacttccAGGTGTATATACACGTGTTTCCAGGTGTACATGTATatctgtttccaggtgtgagtgAGTACAGCTGTTTTGGCGTGCgtacatatctgtgtgtgtgtgtgtgtgtgagtgagtgtgtgcatgagcagaagacacagagagtTACAACTAACTAAGCTGAACCAGCAGTTGCCATGTTAAAAATAGATCATACATCACGTGACCCACAATCCCGCCAGCCCCAGGAGAGGATGGAAAGCCGCCAATCAGCGAGGCAGGAAGTCGTCCGTGCCCGCGTCGCGTGCAGTGTCGTTCAACTCacacctctttctgtctgtctgtctgtctctagaAGGCGGGAGCCATGGGTCTCTGCTGTGTCAGTTTCTGGGGGTCCAGGGTTTCGGTGAAGGGCGGGGCTTGATAAGGGTTGGTGGTTACTATGGTGGCTCCGTTGGCGATAGGGTACGGTGTAGCTCGAGCGTTGCTGGGGGCGGGGTCCAGGTGTTGCCACGTGAACAAGTTGGTGTTGCTGCCGGTTAGGAAGCGGCGCAGTGCGCTCAGCGTCAGCACGGTCTGttagtaacacacacacgaacacacacgcgTTAGCAGAGGCTGTTGGTTACACACAGATTTACATTAGAGCCACATGATTACTGTTACAGGCTGGAGGCGATTTGAGGTGGGCGAGGGGGGCTGCCATCCcacttgttagcaaaatgaccaaaatgcatcccTCTCATTAACCTGCCACCCCCCCCTCTGCATCCcctgacagcacagagagtGCAGGGGCAGTTGGTCTAGTCTGCCGGACTCATGATCCTTTATCTGAGAGACTGGCTCATAGTAATCCATCCAAAAGCTGTGAAATATTTTAGTTGACTCTCGACCAAAGTGGTGCACGGGCTGACGCTGCCATTACTAAAGCCACTCCTCAAGTGTGGCCACAAAACTTGACCCCTAATCTTGGGATTCCCTTCACCTCAACTTTTCAGACCCTCGTTTGGTTCTAGGTTCTTCCTTCAGTATTAACTTTATACAACGTTTACAACCGAGAGCATGTTGATCTACATCATAGCGGGGCTGGAACAGTCTGGTCTATGGCCCAACCTGGAATCCAGCGTGTCcaatcatttcagttttacgATTCTCTCCACCAGATTCAGCGTGATCCTTATTTTTTCTATAATCTTGTTATAATCCTTTACATTCTTCATCACACTGTTTGGCTGTGTGTTGTATTTGCATTTATGCCAGATCCTATGAAATCTGCTGGTTCACCTTTTCATTGTGAGACTCCATCTCCTTAGTTCTCCATTGTTCTTTGTTTAAGCATtggttgttgtgtttgattCGGTGGTAAAATGATGGTAAGGACACATCTGCTAGCTCAATCACAGGTGACAGCGCTGACAGCAACTCCTGAAACTGCCCAGAACTTCCATTTATCATCACGTCCTGAGCAGAGACAAAATATGAGTCCCAGGAACTCTGCCCAGTGATTTCGTATTGTACTTTCATAAAGTTTggggactcacaagagacagactgaaagaagaaaagtgaaaatcaatgcagctgaGGCCTGATTTCCTGACCTTTAGTCTTTAGTATGCGTGAAACTCCAAACATGCTGGATCCTCCATTTCCCATCTTGAGAGCATCTGATAGCATTATGCCCTCCGTGCTCAGTAAACCCCCTCGTCTTTTAAACTCCATGTCCCCCGGTTTGTACAGCACatttttggttaaatgttattAGCCTCCAACAACCCCGATGACATCACTTCTCACACGTTAGAAAgccagaaaacatgaaagtcCAGCTGTGACTGGCAAACCGACTTTCATGTGTAAGATCAGATTCTGACAGAGGAGCCAAAGTCTGAAGAACGTTGATTTCACTCTCAAACACATGCTATAAATTCTCTACAGAAGAATACAGGAATAATTTAACACAGGACTACTGGGGGAAAAATGACTTGACAGACTCAAAGAGACCTTCTGTAGCATACTGTACACCCTTGACACAATTACAACTGAACCTCCCCACATCCTCTGACAGTGAGATGAATGGCTGCTATAGCTTTGCTGGTAAGATTGTTTTAACAGGCTCCATTGAGTCATCAATGGATAATAAATCAGTCGGCCTCTGTCTGACTTGCACTGTTTTTTGGGATTCTTTTTTAAggactgagagcagctcagctTCAGGAACATACTGTTCACACCTCCGcagttacacacattcacacctggaaatGGTCCAGCGGAGCCACAGTCTGAGCTGTCGGCTCAACTGGAGCAGCTGGGGGTTAAGGGCACCTTAGTGGTTTTAATGAAGGATGTGCAAATGCTGCTCTTTCACTTTCCCCACCACGATTTATCCTGCTGGTCTGCAGATCGATGTCTTACCTTTGAGCCAACGCCGGCCCGCAAATTCATTATAGTATCGAATACAGTAAAGAGAGATTAACCGCAAACTTTTGTGATCAATGtgtgatctttttttaaaaaatatctgtTGTCCAAATTAACTACTAGAAGCAAACTGTGATTAACATAATGAGTTTTTATGAAGAGTTTTGTCACAGCTCAATGCATTGAGCATCAGTTTGATTACCTGATATGTGATACGTTGCATACATTCTGCATATAGTGATAAACTACATATCAGTATTGGGAAAATATTGCATAAACTCTAAATCTGCCAATTCTGCCATTAGACTGGTATCAAAAACCAAAATATGACCCTTCATCACAAACTTTCAGACATGCCCtcaatgtgtgtgagtgtgtgtgtgtgtgtgtgtgtgtgtgtgtgtgtgtgtgtgtgtgtgtgtgtgtgttagactagagagagggtgggagggcTCTTAGGCAGGAGCTTCTGCTTGTCCTCCATGAAGGAGATGCTCTTAAGTGTGCTCATGGCCAGCAGACACTGATAACCCTggaatacacacagacatgacgatgaacacacacagacagaggacgggttcacacacacatgcataaacatacACACCCAGGTAAGGatggagaagaagcagaaagcGATGGTGGCTCGGGCGGCGTCGGAGCCCTGGGCCAATGGCAGCTCGTCTGGAGAGGTAGCCTGCCACTGATTGGCCAGAAAGCAGAAGCCAACAAACCACAGGAAGCTGGCAAGACCTGGAGGCGGGAGGCAGAGGAGTCAGAAAGGGTAATGTGCATCATCTTTTAAATCTCTTCATACAGAGTAAAATCCTGTTATATCAGGATATTACTTTACTGTACTTgaatgtttcttttattttctcaaatatcTTTTAACTGAGTGATGAACTTCAGATTCAGATAACACAGTTTCAATTGTTAGCAAAATGCTTCTGAGACACAGcattgctttgagctaaatgctaatgtatgctgacaatgctaacatgctgttgaTTACCTGGTACCATCttgttcagcatgttagcatgctaacaaccGCTAATTGGCACTCCACATGaagtagagctgaggctgatgggagtgtcattagGTTTGGTTTGTCATGAATGTGTTGTACAAATTGGAAAAATGaactgatgatggtgctagaaggaaagtcaggggatcacaaGCATTAATACAGATGAGCCATGCTGGCTGTTTCCCCCgtttacagtctttatgctaagctaagctaaccagctgctggctgtagtttcGTATtgactgtacagacatgagagtggtatcaatcctctcatctaactctcagcaagaaagcaaatacgAGTGTTTCACCAAATTTCAAGTTCAACAGCAGCCCACGATATTTGCTGATTATGTACCAGAGAAAACGAGGTCTAGCAGGACAGCGCGTCGTCTGTCCcggatgctgctgatggagggaAAGTAAACGTCCAGGACGAGGAAAAAGATGCTGCCTAGGAAACAGGCCACGCCCACGGTGACGCCATAGTTACAGGCATCGGCGTTGTTGTTGAAGACGCAGAGCAGACGCTCGCTGCCGATGTTGATGTAGCCCTCGTTCACGATGCAGCTGAACACCACCATGGAGAAAACCTGCAGGGAAAGACACACGGGATGATTGATCGTCTCACAGGTGGAGGAGAATGAACTCACACTGGTGTCCGAATGCCTTTCATTCCTCATACACGtcccacaaagacacaccagTATACACCGCTtcaacacacaaagacagtctTCTCTTCTGTGAGTATGCGTagctttaaagggtcagttcacccaaattataAAACACCCCCCACGTGCCACGCAGACAGTTTCAGTGTAATTTGCAgatttgtgtctctgcagaggcAATTTTCAGGTTGCTGTGGAAAATCCAAACCCCTCACTGTCAGCAGATAGTCGAAACAGTCTTCTCTAGAAGGTTTAAACATCTGTGGATTATTCCATGTAATCATAGACATTGTTTCTGAGAAGACTGCACAAAGTACATTACTTTTACCACAAAGAAATCCATTAATCAGGACCAAATGAAGCCAAAAGGAGACAAGACAACCTTTTTAAGATCCCCTACTTTCATGTTAGTCCAGTTATAATTTGATAAAATGTTAATCAAACATAATATTAAGCTTTGATTTTGACTCTTGGAGCTGCCTCTTTCCATTACAGCTGAAAAAATTATTTGGCTAACTGATAAGAAAttaatctgacaaaacaaaacaaatgaagaacaTTAACTTGGGCTtcttggacttttttttttttttcttcttcaattttctgacattttatcgaGCAAATAATTAGTAATTGGAATAATCATTATTAAAAGCAGCtaaataattggcagattaatggattatcaaaataattgtGACTTTTAGTCCTATGTTTCACTTTGCCgcctttctttgttttatgtgagcgcaaactgaatatctttgggttttggcctgctggtcagacaaaacatgcaatttGATGGCATCACCTTTGTTTTCAGGATAGCTTTGAtggacattttcactgtttgatcacattttaatcaaaagccttgcagCCTTGATGtctaaagaaaataattttacaTATGTAAAAGTAGCAAcagcacactgtaaaaaatactgTGTTGCAGGTAAAAATGCAGCATTCAAAATCtaaagtatgtaagtattacCATCAAATTGTACTTaaagtacaaaaagtaaaagtatattATGTAGAATGGCCCATTTAAttactgtatacacacatataaagtGACACTAATTTCAGCTGTACACTGGAGCTCAATATCTAATAATATATCTATTGTAATAGTTTAtaatttcatttatattttgcaTCTGTTTCTGCAAAATAACTAGAAACCAATACTGGCAAATAAACGTAGTGAAGTaaaaaagtacacaagtatGGGGAATTAGAAGTATAAATTAgcataaaatgcaaatactaCTGCTTTTTGACTTGATCTGGTTTTTATTCCAGTATTTTACTGTTACTGAGCTTTGTTTTAAGAAGCACTGGCAAACGGTTGATGACAAATTctgttgaactgaactgaatcatggacaaagacagagacagacagacaggcctgTTTGTGTCCTCCTGCTAACTTGCTCCTTTAAAACCAAACTGTCCCCTCAGTGCACATTAAaagctgtgaggctgcacagcatCACACCGACACAGACACGACAGACAGGTGTCACACTAACAGGTATTTACATCCAAAGCGTTCACATGAgctcagcagacacaaagaggCTCTAGATAAACATATGGTAATGAGACGCTGGAGCTCCAGCTGGAAGCCGCATCACTGGACTGATTGCTGTTTATTACACCGAGCTGAGATCAGTAACACGgcacatatttaacatttagaGACTGAGCACAGGCTACTGATTTATGTGAATCCTGACCGGACTGGACAGAAGACACAGCAGCTAAGAGCGACAGACAATGTGAatgggagagaggcagagagatggggGGCTGCAGGCAGGCCTGTCCATTGATGCCAAGCCGCACGTTGCAGAGGAGGCTTACCCACGACATCAGTCTGAGGATGGTCCGGGGATGCGTGAAGAAGGCGACCGGGTCGAAGTTGACGCTCCCGGCCTTCCCGGCGCCGTACGCGCCCGCTGGCTCCATCCCTCCGGCTTTCTGCTGCCTGACGCCCGCTGAGAGAACGAGGGGAGACGTTGAGAGCTGCGCGGAGCGGCGGcgtcctcctccagcctccgtGTGAAGTCAGAGCGC contains the following coding sequences:
- the LOC143320148 gene encoding synaptogyrin-3-like, with the translated sequence MEPAGAYGAGKAGSVNFDPVAFFTHPRTILRLMSWVFSMVVFSCIVNEGYINIGSERLLCVFNNNADACNYGVTVGVACFLGSIFFLVLDVYFPSISSIRDRRRAVLLDLVFSGLASFLWFVGFCFLANQWQATSPDELPLAQGSDAARATIAFCFFSILTWTVLTLSALRRFLTGSNTNLFTWQHLDPAPSNARATPYPIANGATIVTTNPYQAPPFTETLDPQKLTQQRPMAPAF